The following are encoded in a window of Pelecanus crispus isolate bPelCri1 chromosome 6, bPelCri1.pri, whole genome shotgun sequence genomic DNA:
- the TRMT5 gene encoding tRNA (guanine(37)-N(1))-methyltransferase — protein MPKENTGMLWPLDEVFLLCSGREDCNGTLWRFGYSARLLKTNHFRTAASNTSFPAVWMLLAQYSGRIPGLFVVVKKTSFFTMPETVEDKANLELYLPHPEVRGMTRLNREAFRKTVVVPVLKVKKEIVNTLLKSLKHTVLQRPGLKRVVEDPEDEDSRLVILDPYKIPEFSLGESEQEVLKQLNVCPEVCKYNLELTYENFKSEEILRAVLPEGQEVTSGFSRVGHIAHFNLRDHQLPYRHLIGQVIIDKNPGITCVVNKTNIIDNTYRNFQMEVLAGDSKLVTKVKENNIVYELDFSKVYWNPRLSTEHSRVIELLKPGDVLFDVFAGIGPFAVPAAKKKCRVFANDLNPESYNWLMRNCKLNKVDNKIKAFNMDGRDFLLGPVREELRKELPLLKEEQKTSFHIVMNLPASAIEFLDVFRHLLVGEPCSAAGLPTVHCYGFSKHDDPAKDIQERAEASLGTSLEGRCSTYLVRNVSPNKEMLCISFQIPADVLYKRPCPDEAKPASKRLCTSKDFSEEKLELKKS, from the exons ATGCCTAAGGAAAACACTGGGATGCTCTGGCCTCTGGATGAAGTCTTTCTCCTCTGCAGCGGACGTGAAGAttgtaatg GGACTTTATGGAGATTTGGATACTCTGCCAGACTACTGAAAACTAATCACTTTAGGACAGCTGCATCAAATACATCATTTCCAGCAGTTTGGATGCTATTGGCGCAATATTCTGGCAGAATACCTGGGCTCTTTGTAGTagtaaaaaaaaccagttttttTACAATGCCTGAAACTGTGGAGGATAAAGCTAATCTAGAACTGTACTTGCCGCATCCTGAAGTGCGTGGGATGACACGACTCAACAGAGAAGCTTTTAGAAAGACAGTTGTTGTTCCAGTTCTTAAAGTCAAGAAAGAAATTGTAAATACTTTGCTAAAGTCCCTAAAACATACGGTACTACAGCGTCCTGGTCTGAAGCGAGTGGTTGAGGATCCTGAAGATGAGGACAGTAGGCTTGTTATTTTGGATCCGTATAAAATACCAGAATTCTCATTGGGAGAATCGGAGCAAGAGGTATTAAAACAGCTTAATGTTTGTCCTGAGGTGTGCAAGTATAACTTAGAGCTGACTTATGAGAATTTCAAGTCAGAGGAGATCCTACGGGCCGTCCTTCCTGAAGGTCAAGAAGTCACCTCTGGATTTAGCCGTGTGGGTCACATAGCTCATTTCAATCTTAGAGATCATCAGCTACCGTACAGACATTTGATTG GCCAGGTTATAATTGACAAGAATCCAGGAATCACCTGTGTAGTGAATAAAACCAATATTATTGACAACACATACAGAAATTTTCAAATGGAAGTACTCGCTGGAGACAGCAAACTAGTAACCAAG gtcaaagaaaataatattgtgTATGAACTGGACTTTTCTAAAGTTTACTGGAACCCACGTCTCTCCACAGAACACAGCCGTGTCATTGAGCTTTTAAAGCCCGGTGATGTCCTTTTCGATGTCTTTGCTGGGATTGGACCTTTTGCTGttccagcagcaaagaaaaagtgcCGCGTATTTGCAAACGATCTCAATCCTGAATCCTACAACTGGCTCATGCGCAACTGCAAACTAAACAAAGTagacaacaaaataaaagcGTTCAACATGGATGGCAGGGACTTCCTTCTGGGGCCAGTAAGAGAAGAACTAAGGAAAGAGCTCCCACTTctgaaagaagaacagaaaacctCTTTTCATATCGTCATGAATTTGCCAGCTTCGGCTATTGAATTTCTAGATGTTTTCAGGCATCTCTTAGTCGGAGAGCCATGCAGCGCTGCTGGCCTTCCCACGGTGCACTGCTATGGTTTCTCCAAACATGATGACCCTGCCAAAGATATTCAAGAACGAGCTGAAGCTTCACTGGGAACCTCCTTAGAGGGACGCTGTTCTACTTACCTGGTTAGAAATGTTTCGCCGAACAAGGAGATGCTGTGCATTAGTTTCCAGATTCCAGCGGACGTGCTGTACAAGAGGCCCTGCCCTGACGAAG CAAAACCAGCCTCTAAACGTCTGTGTACCagcaaagatttttctgaagaaaagttgGAGTTGAAGAAGAGCTGA